A single Providencia manganoxydans DNA region contains:
- a CDS encoding TerC family protein yields the protein MEWIADPSIWAGLATLIVLEIVLGIDNLVFIAILADKLPQKLRDRARVTGLMLALVMRVVLLFSLSWLITLTKPLITLFDHPFSARDLIMLIGGLFLLFKATMELNERLEGADEHTNSQRKTSNFWAVVAQIIVLDAVFSLDSVITAVGMVDHIGVMVAAVTIAMALMIWASKPLTSFVNNHPTIVILCLSFLLMIGFSLVAEGFGYAIPKGYLYAAIGFSIMIEVLNQFAQFNRRKFLKGSRPLRERTAEAVLRILSGKHETAELDARTSDLIADNQSVFDPQERQMIARVLGMAQRNVESIMTSRHDVEYLDINKSASDLLQLMEKNPHSRFVVIDETINDEPVGVVHVLDLVKQQLSGQPLNLRALISQPLIFPEGLSLLKALEQFRKAQTHFAFVVDEFGTVEGVVTLTDVMETIAGNLPEGAEDNDSRHDIQKLEDGNWVANGFMPLEDLILFVPIHLEDKREYETIAGLLMEHLQRIPEEGEKIEINGCIFQALEVNSHRISKVLIIPPKRHADDEE from the coding sequence ATGGAATGGATCGCAGATCCTTCGATTTGGGCGGGGCTTGCCACCCTAATCGTTCTAGAAATCGTTCTTGGTATTGATAACCTCGTTTTTATCGCCATTTTGGCCGATAAGCTACCGCAAAAGCTGCGTGACCGCGCCCGCGTAACGGGTCTAATGCTCGCACTGGTTATGCGCGTTGTTTTACTCTTTAGCTTGTCTTGGCTCATTACACTCACCAAGCCATTAATTACACTCTTTGATCACCCATTTAGCGCCCGAGATCTCATCATGCTAATCGGGGGGTTATTTTTGCTGTTTAAAGCCACAATGGAGCTAAATGAGCGGCTAGAGGGGGCTGATGAACACACCAATAGCCAACGAAAAACATCGAATTTCTGGGCTGTGGTTGCACAAATTATCGTCCTAGATGCGGTATTCTCACTGGATTCAGTGATTACTGCCGTCGGTATGGTTGACCATATTGGCGTCATGGTAGCAGCCGTCACCATTGCAATGGCATTGATGATATGGGCAAGTAAACCATTAACAAGCTTTGTTAATAATCACCCAACTATCGTTATTTTGTGCCTTAGCTTCTTACTGATGATAGGCTTTAGTTTAGTGGCAGAAGGCTTTGGTTACGCTATACCGAAAGGCTACCTGTACGCAGCGATTGGTTTCTCTATCATGATTGAGGTTTTGAACCAATTTGCTCAGTTCAATCGCCGTAAATTCTTAAAAGGCAGTCGTCCGCTACGTGAACGCACTGCTGAAGCTGTATTACGTATTTTAAGTGGTAAACATGAAACCGCTGAGTTAGATGCGCGCACATCAGACTTAATTGCTGATAATCAATCTGTATTTGACCCACAAGAACGCCAAATGATTGCACGTGTTTTGGGGATGGCACAACGTAACGTGGAAAGCATCATGACTTCTCGTCACGATGTGGAGTATTTAGACATCAATAAATCTGCCAGTGATTTATTACAGTTGATGGAAAAAAATCCGCATTCGCGCTTTGTGGTCATTGATGAAACCATTAATGATGAGCCAGTAGGTGTTGTTCATGTTCTTGATTTAGTGAAACAACAGTTAAGCGGACAGCCATTGAATTTACGTGCGCTGATTTCTCAGCCGCTTATCTTCCCTGAAGGGTTATCACTGTTAAAAGCGCTTGAACAGTTCCGTAAGGCACAAACTCACTTCGCATTTGTGGTTGATGAGTTTGGTACAGTTGAGGGCGTAGTAACGCTAACCGACGTAATGGAAACCATCGCAGGTAACCTGCCTGAAGGGGCGGAAGACAATGACTCACGCCACGATATTCAAAAATTGGAAGATGGCAATTGGGTTGCCAATGGCTTTATGCCGTTAGAAGACCTTATTTTGTTTGTGCCCATTCACTTAGAAGATAAACGTGAATATGAAACGATTGCGGGCCTATTGATGGAACACCTTCAGCGTATCCCTGAAGAAGGTGAAAAAATTGAAATCAATGGCTGCATTTTCCAAGCGTTGGAAGTTAATAGTCACCGTATTAGTAAAGTACTGATTATTCCACCGAAAAGACATGCCGATGATGAAGAGTAA
- the asmA gene encoding outer membrane assembly protein AsmA, translating into MKRFLTTLVILLVVVVVGLTALVMLVNPNDFRQYLVEKVEKKSGYQLDFKGDMRWHVWPTLSIITGPVSVTAPNASQPVLSAENMRLDVELWPLLSHRLSVEQIVLDGAVIRQTPESEPQISTNSPIAPEGHQRTPSSTEKSQWLLDINQVEVSNSLVIWKTKNDEYNLRNIDLSLKKSDERKIKAKFSGNLNKNQQELRFDAQAELDLSQLSHQISGQLSQFDYTFTGVDLPEGGVTGQFTADFAYLKDDIATANLTNIIIKANDSELTGKINAKLGNIPDVNVQLSSTMLNLDKLLGTPHSNENTSNNSANETENSVRVGVKPVISGKQTQKYDLSNLKSFTANINLNIDNLVYRGMAVNAVKFVAQNQAPQLVISQFEGKAFSGQFSLPVTIDYTNVPAQLTAKPNIQNIDLTPLLKAFNMPEKLSGIVTINADLSGPGYDDYAVKNLWQGPINFSLRNARLAGLNIPLLIQQSISRVTNKINAPVNTGNYTEVELFTVNGRLNKGIINIASMQATSPLISITGQGWANVPAESLDVNLGVQITQGWGGDSRFIQQLQAMTIPLRIYGGWNNLQYQLNVEKLLRNELRSQAKEAIGNFLKKEEKQGLSDLLNAL; encoded by the coding sequence ATGAAACGGTTTCTGACGACACTGGTCATTTTGTTGGTTGTGGTTGTTGTAGGGTTAACCGCATTAGTGATGCTCGTTAATCCAAATGACTTCAGGCAATATTTGGTCGAAAAAGTGGAGAAAAAGAGCGGCTATCAGCTCGATTTCAAAGGTGATATGCGTTGGCATGTTTGGCCGACATTAAGCATTATTACAGGTCCTGTCTCGGTAACCGCTCCAAATGCGAGCCAGCCCGTATTGAGCGCGGAAAATATGCGTCTCGATGTGGAATTATGGCCCTTGCTTTCTCACCGCCTATCTGTAGAGCAAATTGTTTTAGATGGCGCAGTTATTCGTCAAACGCCTGAAAGCGAACCACAAATTAGTACCAATTCACCTATCGCACCTGAAGGTCATCAGCGCACTCCAAGCTCTACAGAAAAAAGCCAATGGTTGCTCGATATTAATCAAGTTGAAGTATCGAATAGTTTGGTGATCTGGAAAACCAAAAACGATGAATACAATTTACGCAATATTGATCTTTCACTGAAAAAAAGTGATGAGCGTAAAATCAAAGCTAAATTTAGCGGTAATTTAAATAAAAATCAGCAAGAGCTCCGCTTTGATGCACAAGCTGAGTTAGATCTTTCTCAATTATCGCATCAAATTAGTGGGCAATTAAGCCAATTTGACTATACCTTTACTGGCGTTGACTTGCCTGAAGGGGGTGTCACGGGGCAATTTACTGCTGATTTTGCTTATCTTAAAGATGATATTGCAACAGCAAACTTAACTAATATTATTATTAAAGCCAATGATAGCGAACTAACGGGTAAGATTAATGCCAAGTTAGGGAATATCCCTGATGTGAATGTACAGCTTTCTTCAACTATGCTGAACCTTGATAAGCTATTAGGTACGCCGCATTCCAATGAAAATACCAGTAATAATAGCGCCAATGAAACAGAGAATTCAGTTAGGGTTGGTGTGAAACCAGTTATATCTGGTAAGCAAACGCAAAAATATGATTTGTCGAATTTAAAATCCTTTACTGCCAATATTAATTTGAATATTGATAATTTGGTATATCGTGGTATGGCAGTCAATGCCGTCAAATTTGTAGCGCAAAATCAAGCGCCTCAATTGGTGATTTCGCAGTTTGAAGGTAAGGCATTTAGCGGGCAGTTTTCACTGCCAGTCACTATTGATTATACCAATGTGCCAGCACAACTCACCGCAAAACCTAATATTCAAAATATCGATCTTACGCCATTATTAAAAGCCTTTAATATGCCTGAGAAGCTCAGCGGTATTGTTACCATTAACGCAGATTTGTCTGGACCCGGTTATGATGATTATGCCGTGAAAAATTTATGGCAAGGGCCGATTAATTTTAGTCTACGCAATGCGCGATTGGCTGGGCTTAATATTCCGTTACTGATCCAGCAGTCTATTTCACGAGTGACCAATAAAATTAATGCGCCAGTGAATACCGGTAATTATACAGAAGTTGAATTGTTCACGGTTAATGGCCGTTTAAATAAAGGCATTATTAATATTGCTTCGATGCAAGCCACCTCACCGTTGATTTCAATTACTGGGCAAGGTTGGGCTAATGTGCCGGCTGAAAGTCTAGATGTTAATTTAGGTGTACAGATTACTCAAGGGTGGGGCGGTGATTCTCGTTTTATCCAGCAATTACAAGCGATGACTATTCCGTTACGTATTTACGGCGGGTGGAATAATCTGCAATATCAACTCAATGTTGAAAAGCTATTGCGTAATGAGTTAAGAAGCCAAGCTAAAGAGGCGATTGGTAACTTTTTGAAGAAAGAAGAAAAGCAAGGGCTAAGTGATTTGTTGAATGCGCTTTGA
- the dcd gene encoding dCTP deaminase, whose translation MRLCDRDIIQWLDEGKLVINPRPPIERINGATADVRLGNQFRVFRGHTAAFIDLSGPKDEVNAALDRVMSDEIILKDDEPFFLHPGELALAVTLESVTLPDNVVGWLDGRSSLARLGLMVHVTAHRIDPGWCGQIVLEFYNSGKLPLALRPGMVIGALSFEPLSGSADRPYNSRQDAKYKNQQGAVGSRISED comes from the coding sequence ATGCGTCTTTGTGACCGCGATATTATTCAATGGTTGGATGAAGGAAAGTTAGTTATTAACCCTCGTCCACCAATTGAGAGGATCAATGGAGCTACTGCTGATGTCCGTTTAGGAAATCAGTTTCGTGTTTTCCGAGGCCATACCGCCGCTTTTATTGACCTAAGTGGCCCGAAAGATGAAGTTAACGCGGCACTCGATCGCGTGATGAGTGATGAAATCATTCTTAAAGATGATGAGCCTTTTTTCCTTCACCCAGGCGAATTGGCACTTGCAGTCACACTTGAGTCTGTTACCCTGCCTGATAACGTTGTTGGGTGGCTGGATGGACGTTCATCATTAGCACGATTAGGGCTAATGGTGCATGTGACAGCGCATCGAATTGATCCCGGTTGGTGTGGGCAAATTGTGTTAGAGTTTTATAATTCAGGCAAATTGCCACTAGCCCTGCGTCCGGGAATGGTAATTGGTGCATTAAGTTTTGAACCATTATCAGGTAGTGCTGATCGCCCTTATAATAGTCGGCAAGATGCGAAATATAAAAATCAGCAAGGGGCGGTAGGTAGTCGCATTAGCGAAGACTGA
- the udk gene encoding uridine kinase, whose protein sequence is MTDIAHHCTIVGISGASASGKSLIASTLYRELREKVGDHNIGVIPEDCYYKDQADIPMEERLKVNYDHPNSMDHSLLYQHLKALKNGQSVEIPQYDYVAHTRKDTTIHFRPKKVIILEGILLLTDKRLREEMDFSIFVDTPLDICLMRRIKRDVNERGRTLDSVIEQYNKTVRPMFLQFIEPSKQYADIIVPRGGKNRVAIDILKAKIGEFCQD, encoded by the coding sequence ATGACTGACATAGCGCATCACTGTACCATTGTAGGTATATCGGGAGCTTCTGCATCCGGAAAAAGCCTTATCGCGAGTACTCTCTATCGGGAACTCAGGGAAAAGGTCGGTGATCATAATATCGGTGTTATACCAGAAGATTGTTATTATAAAGACCAAGCTGATATCCCTATGGAAGAGCGGTTAAAAGTGAATTATGACCACCCAAATTCTATGGATCACAGTCTGCTCTACCAACATCTCAAAGCTCTAAAAAACGGCCAATCCGTTGAAATTCCTCAATATGACTATGTTGCTCATACCCGCAAAGACACCACTATCCATTTCAGACCTAAAAAAGTCATCATTCTTGAAGGGATCTTGTTGCTAACGGATAAACGTTTACGGGAAGAGATGGATTTTTCAATTTTTGTGGATACTCCTCTTGATATTTGCTTGATGCGTCGGATAAAACGTGATGTAAATGAGAGAGGTAGAACACTGGACTCGGTTATTGAACAATATAATAAAACTGTTCGTCCTATGTTCTTACAATTTATTGAGCCGTCGAAGCAGTACGCCGATATTATTGTTCCTCGTGGTGGTAAGAACCGCGTAGCCATTGATATCTTGAAAGCGAAAATCGGCGAATTTTGCCAAGACTAG
- the htpX gene encoding zinc metalloprotease HtpX, whose translation MDFRDIIRKNNIRTRLVVISYIFIMLIVGLLADTATHPDERIGFFENLLAFVTFQQLPVATLIILGLTFLGLIYIHYRGHKMMLAGMDAKEITAENASTPEERQLCNILEELSLSATLRYVPRLYILESDEPNAFAAGWTSKNALVGVTRGLLETLNRQEVQAVMAHEIGHIIHGDSKLTLYVGILANVILTITNIFSQLFIRTAGRSRNSASNKAQIILLVLNFVLPWITQILYFYLSRTREYMADAAAVDLTTDNQAMISALRKISGKHEKTEYDHSSTGDAYRSAAYIFNKGDSVFSTHPSIENRIAALEGRKKF comes from the coding sequence ATGGATTTTAGAGACATCATACGTAAAAATAATATTCGTACCCGTTTAGTGGTGATTAGTTATATTTTTATCATGCTGATTGTGGGATTATTAGCGGACACTGCCACCCATCCTGATGAACGAATTGGTTTTTTTGAAAATTTACTGGCGTTTGTCACTTTTCAACAGTTACCAGTGGCAACTTTAATTATTTTAGGGCTCACTTTTTTAGGGCTGATTTATATTCATTATCGCGGTCATAAAATGATGTTGGCGGGGATGGATGCAAAAGAAATTACGGCTGAAAATGCCAGTACACCCGAAGAAAGGCAGTTGTGTAATATATTAGAAGAGTTAAGTTTAAGTGCGACTCTGCGTTATGTTCCCCGTTTATATATTTTAGAAAGTGATGAACCAAATGCTTTTGCTGCTGGTTGGACATCAAAAAATGCCCTAGTAGGGGTGACTCGAGGTTTATTAGAGACGCTAAATAGGCAAGAAGTACAAGCCGTGATGGCTCATGAGATCGGTCATATTATTCATGGTGACTCTAAATTAACCTTATATGTCGGTATTTTAGCGAATGTGATCCTCACTATTACCAATATCTTTAGTCAGTTATTTATTCGTACAGCGGGTCGTAGCCGTAATAGTGCTTCGAACAAAGCGCAAATTATTTTATTAGTACTCAATTTTGTCTTGCCTTGGATCACGCAAATTCTTTATTTTTATCTTTCACGAACCCGCGAATATATGGCTGATGCCGCAGCCGTTGATTTAACAACAGATAATCAAGCGATGATCAGCGCATTGAGAAAAATTTCAGGGAAACATGAAAAAACAGAGTATGATCATTCGAGTACTGGTGATGCCTACCGCAGTGCCGCTTATATCTTTAATAAAGGTGATTCGGTATTTTCAACGCATCCTTCGATTGAAAATCGTATAGCGGCGTTAGAAGGGCGTAAAAAATTTTAA
- a CDS encoding LemA family protein has translation MKFLILIVVLVLIVIYFYNRIVAMREAVISSETEISVQLDRRGKVFDSLLATVKKYLSHESEVFSKITELRTQAQNATGAQAREAEDALSKMVSSGAINVAVEAYPELKSDAIMANLQEEIVSTENKLSFAKRGYNRALEAYKAYIASMPAVFIVGIIPSLKIDKDYWRLDEETIKSEESRRINFD, from the coding sequence ATGAAATTTTTAATTTTGATTGTCGTATTAGTACTGATTGTTATTTACTTTTATAACCGTATTGTCGCAATGCGTGAGGCTGTTATTTCAAGCGAAACGGAGATTTCAGTGCAATTAGACCGCCGCGGAAAAGTATTTGATAGTTTGTTGGCAACGGTCAAAAAGTATTTAAGCCATGAATCTGAAGTTTTTAGTAAGATAACTGAGCTAAGAACGCAGGCACAGAATGCGACAGGAGCACAAGCACGTGAAGCGGAAGATGCGTTGTCAAAAATGGTGAGCAGCGGGGCAATTAATGTTGCTGTAGAAGCATATCCTGAGTTGAAATCGGATGCGATTATGGCGAATTTGCAAGAAGAGATAGTTTCAACAGAAAACAAACTTTCATTTGCAAAACGTGGCTACAATCGTGCATTAGAAGCATATAAAGCCTATATTGCATCAATGCCTGCGGTATTTATTGTTGGTATTATTCCTAGCCTAAAAATCGATAAAGACTATTGGCGTCTTGATGAAGAAACAATTAAAAGCGAAGAGTCTCGCCGTATTAATTTTGATTAA